In one Nodosilinea sp. FACHB-141 genomic region, the following are encoded:
- the argH gene encoding argininosuccinate lyase has protein sequence MQTPSSQTWSQRFETALHPAIALFNASIGFDIQLIEYDLTGSEAHAKMLVKTEIISPEEGEQIVTGLETIRQEYRLGEFNPGVEAEDVHFAVERRLTELIGDVGKKLHTARSRNDQVGTDLRLYLRAQIEAIQGQLRQYQQTLLSIAEEHVETLIPGYTHLQRAQPLSLAHHLLAYFDMAQRDWDRLHDLQKRVNISPLGCGALAGTTFPIDRQYSAELLGFEKVYGNSLDGVSDRDFAIEFACAASLIMVHLSRLSEEIILWASEEFSFVTLNDSCSTGSSIMPQKKNPDVPELVRGKTGRVFGHLQGLLVMMKGLPLAYNKDLQEDKEAIFDTVNTVRGCVEAMTILLTEGVNFRVPRLRQAVNEDYSNATDVADYLATKGVPFREAYNLVGKVVKTSLAAGKLLRELTLEEWQAIHPAFEDDIYAAIAPQQVVSARNSYGGTGFDQVHQAIARANQVLGEG, from the coding sequence ATGCAAACGCCCTCTTCTCAAACCTGGAGCCAGCGCTTTGAAACAGCGCTGCATCCTGCGATCGCGCTTTTCAATGCCAGCATTGGCTTCGACATTCAGCTGATTGAGTATGACCTCACCGGTTCAGAGGCCCACGCCAAAATGCTGGTCAAAACAGAGATCATTAGCCCCGAGGAGGGCGAGCAGATTGTCACCGGGCTCGAAACCATTCGCCAAGAGTACCGCCTGGGCGAATTTAACCCCGGTGTCGAGGCGGAGGACGTCCACTTCGCCGTCGAGCGGCGGCTGACGGAGCTAATTGGCGATGTAGGAAAAAAACTGCACACCGCCCGCAGCCGCAACGACCAGGTGGGTACTGACTTGCGTCTCTACCTGCGCGCCCAGATCGAGGCCATCCAGGGCCAGCTTCGCCAGTACCAGCAGACTCTTCTGAGCATTGCCGAAGAACATGTGGAAACCTTAATTCCGGGATACACACACCTTCAGCGGGCCCAGCCGCTGAGTTTGGCCCATCATCTGCTGGCCTACTTCGACATGGCTCAACGCGACTGGGACCGCCTCCACGACCTGCAAAAGCGGGTGAATATTTCGCCCCTGGGCTGCGGTGCCCTGGCGGGGACGACCTTCCCCATCGATCGCCAATATTCGGCCGAGCTGCTGGGGTTTGAAAAGGTCTACGGCAACAGTTTGGATGGGGTAAGCGATCGCGATTTTGCGATCGAGTTTGCCTGCGCCGCCAGTCTGATCATGGTGCACCTGTCGCGCCTGTCTGAAGAGATAATTCTCTGGGCGTCAGAGGAGTTCAGCTTTGTCACCCTCAACGACAGCTGCTCCACCGGCTCCAGCATCATGCCCCAAAAGAAAAACCCCGATGTGCCCGAGCTGGTGCGGGGCAAAACCGGCCGCGTCTTTGGCCACCTGCAAGGCCTGCTGGTGATGATGAAGGGCCTGCCCCTGGCCTACAACAAAGATCTGCAAGAGGACAAAGAGGCGATCTTTGACACGGTTAACACCGTGCGGGGCTGCGTGGAGGCGATGACCATTTTGCTGACCGAGGGGGTAAACTTCCGGGTGCCGCGCCTGCGCCAGGCCGTGAATGAAGACTACTCTAACGCCACCGATGTGGCTGACTATCTAGCCACCAAAGGGGTGCCCTTCCGCGAGGCCTACAACCTGGTGGGCAAGGTGGTAAAGACGTCTCTGGCAGCGGGCAAACTCCTGCGGGAGCTAACCCTAGAAGAATGGCAGGCGATTCACCCCGCCTTTGAAGACGACATCTACGCAGCGATCGCCCCCCAGCAGGTGGTCTCGGCCCGCAACAGCTACGGCGGTACCGGCTTTGACCAGGTGCACCAGGCGATCGCGCGGGCAAACCAGGTCCTAGGAGAAGGCTGA
- a CDS encoding tetratricopeptide repeat protein yields the protein MISLCMIVKDEAATLARTLESVQGVADEIVVVDTGSVDDTVAIAQSYGAKVHSFAWNNDFAAARNESLRHATGDWVLVLDADEALLSETAQVLQQLDQGQPLGDVAAEDVLAVNLLRLELGAPQSPYTLITRCFRCLPEITFNRPYHETVDDSVAALQAQDARWQVITLGEVALHHTGYDPAIVVQRGKFDRARTAMEGYLAEHPNDSYLLNKLAALYVESDQAELALPLLDRALDQADTLDELTRYELHYHRALAQADQPTQSARNYESALAKAVPPRLKLGAWINYGSLKKSQGDLEGAIALFQQAIEADPTLAIAHYNLGTAHRARGYLDEAIAAYRQAIALNPSYAEAHQNLGVALFKLGQLPEALQAFKRAIALYEVTDPATAAGLRKGVSALGISPLLLAQAGFM from the coding sequence ATGATTAGCCTCTGCATGATTGTGAAGGACGAGGCCGCCACCCTGGCCCGCACGCTTGAGTCTGTGCAAGGCGTTGCAGACGAGATCGTGGTCGTCGATACGGGGTCAGTGGATGACACCGTGGCGATCGCCCAATCCTACGGGGCCAAAGTCCATAGCTTCGCCTGGAATAATGATTTCGCCGCCGCCCGCAACGAATCGCTGCGCCACGCCACGGGGGACTGGGTACTGGTGCTCGACGCCGATGAGGCGCTGCTGAGCGAGACGGCTCAGGTGCTGCAACAGCTTGACCAGGGACAACCCTTGGGAGATGTCGCTGCCGAAGATGTGCTGGCCGTGAACTTGTTGCGCCTAGAGTTGGGTGCTCCCCAGTCTCCCTACACGCTGATCACCCGCTGCTTTCGCTGCTTGCCCGAGATCACCTTCAACCGGCCTTACCACGAGACCGTAGACGACAGCGTAGCGGCACTACAGGCGCAGGATGCTCGCTGGCAGGTGATTACCCTGGGCGAAGTGGCCCTACACCACACCGGCTACGACCCAGCCATTGTCGTGCAGCGAGGCAAGTTCGATCGCGCTCGCACTGCCATGGAAGGCTATCTGGCAGAGCACCCCAACGACAGCTACCTGCTGAATAAGCTGGCGGCTCTCTACGTCGAATCTGACCAGGCTGAACTGGCCCTACCGCTGCTCGATCGCGCCCTAGATCAGGCCGACACCTTGGACGAATTGACCCGCTACGAGCTGCACTACCACCGTGCCCTGGCCCAGGCCGACCAACCCACTCAATCCGCCAGAAACTATGAATCTGCCTTAGCCAAAGCCGTACCACCCAGGCTCAAGCTAGGCGCGTGGATTAACTACGGCAGCCTCAAAAAGTCCCAGGGCGATCTGGAGGGGGCGATCGCTCTGTTTCAGCAGGCGATTGAGGCCGACCCAACCCTGGCGATCGCCCACTACAACCTGGGCACCGCCCACCGCGCTAGAGGCTATCTGGATGAGGCGATCGCCGCCTACCGCCAGGCGATCGCCCTCAACCCCAGCTATGCCGAAGCCCACCAAAATCTGGGGGTAGCTTTGTTTAAGCTCGGGCAGTTGCCTGAAGCGCTTCAGGCCTTTAAGCGGGCGATCGCCCTTTACGAGGTTACCGATCCCGCTACGGCTGCCGGTCTGCGCAAAGGAGTCAGCGCTTTGGGCATCTCACCCCTACTGCTAGCTCAGGCCGGCTTTATGTAG
- a CDS encoding late competence development ComFB family protein — translation MKIDHDVPRHAYVNVMELLVAEEVDKQVKTMQPRMLKYLKRVEVETYALNRLPSLYASSEKGRQLQYEKAKRELHNQIKSAVRQAFAAVQVDPIRASQPLHNQQDDAASIALNALRDLLKQPDLNWDGAINRLRSLLGRRGDQPPTAPAQEPSHRTRYRNDAPDMAAPGTDPDHGHYWRPGTYGSEVSWKKTHNPGSAPSSSNFDWNDSRYSQ, via the coding sequence ATGAAAATTGATCACGACGTTCCAAGACATGCCTACGTGAATGTGATGGAACTGCTCGTCGCTGAAGAGGTAGACAAACAGGTCAAAACCATGCAGCCCCGCATGCTGAAGTATCTCAAGCGGGTAGAAGTTGAGACCTACGCCCTCAACCGCCTGCCTTCGCTTTACGCTTCTAGCGAGAAGGGTCGGCAGCTTCAGTATGAAAAGGCCAAGCGAGAACTCCATAACCAAATTAAAAGCGCGGTTCGCCAAGCCTTTGCTGCTGTGCAGGTCGATCCGATTCGGGCGTCTCAGCCGCTGCACAACCAGCAAGATGACGCAGCCAGCATTGCCCTCAACGCCCTACGCGATCTGCTTAAGCAACCCGACCTCAATTGGGATGGCGCGATCAATCGCCTGCGGTCCCTGCTTGGTCGTCGTGGCGACCAACCGCCCACGGCCCCAGCCCAAGAGCCGTCGCACCGCACCCGCTACCGCAACGATGCTCCTGACATGGCCGCCCCCGGCACTGACCCTGACCATGGTCACTACTGGCGACCCGGCACCTACGGCTCTGAGGTCTCGTGGAAGAAAACCCACAATCCTGGCTCAGCGCCGTCAAGCTCTAACTTTGACTGGAACGACAGCCGCTACTCTCAGTAG
- the clpB gene encoding ATP-dependent chaperone ClpB — MQPTQSQFTEKAWDAIVRSQDIAKQSQQQQIESYHLMLALLDQDGLASSIFAKLGMNGQVLRDRTEAFINSQPKVSGSGSSVYLGKSLDALLDRADRYKKDYGDEYISIEHLILAYPGDTRFGKALFQDLGLSEAKLKQAIQDIRGTQKVTDQNPEGKYQSLEKYGRDLTDAARRGKLDPVIGRDDEIRRTIQILSRRTKNNPVLIGEPGVGKTAIAEGLAQRIVSGDVPQSLKDRQLIALDMGALIAGAKYRGEFEERLKSVLKEVTDSEGQIVLFIDEIHTVVGAGATQGAMDAGNLLKPMLARGELRCIGATTLDEYRKYIEKDAALERRFQQVYVDQPTVPDTISILRGLKERYEVHHGVKISDSALVAAATLSTRYISDRFLPDKAIDLVDEAAAKLKMEITSKPEELDEVDRKILQLEMERLSLKKEVDAASLERLERIERELADLKEQQSALNAQWQSEKDTIDNIQSVKEEIDQVNIEIQQAERDYDLNRAAELKYGKLTELQRQLETAETQLADTQTTGKTLLREEVTEADIAEIISKWTGIPVSKLVQSEMQKLLLLEDELHQRVIGQEEAVTAVADAIQRSRAGLADPNRPIASFIFLGPTGVGKTELAKALAAYLFDTEEALVRIDMSEYMEKHAVSRLIGAPPGYVGYDEGGQLTEAIRRRPFAVILFDEIEKAHPDVFNVMLQILDDGRVTDAQGRTVDFKNSIIIMTSNIGSQFILDVAGDDAKYDEMKSRVMDALRGNFRPEFLNRVDEMIIFHGLLKSQLREIVKLQVARLEARLEDRKMAVKLSESALDFLAEVGYDPVYGARPLKRAIQRELETQIAKSILRGEFGEGDTIHVDVENERLAFRRLNADLLKV; from the coding sequence ATGCAACCCACCCAAAGCCAATTTACTGAAAAAGCCTGGGATGCCATTGTGCGATCGCAGGATATTGCCAAGCAGTCCCAGCAACAGCAGATCGAGAGCTACCACCTGATGCTGGCGCTGCTCGATCAAGATGGTCTGGCCAGCAGCATTTTTGCCAAGCTGGGGATGAACGGGCAGGTGCTGCGCGATCGCACCGAAGCCTTTATCAACAGCCAGCCCAAGGTCTCGGGCAGTGGCTCATCGGTATATCTGGGCAAATCCCTCGATGCCCTGCTCGATCGCGCCGACCGGTACAAAAAAGACTACGGTGACGAATATATTTCCATCGAGCACCTGATATTGGCTTACCCTGGCGACACACGCTTTGGAAAAGCTCTGTTTCAAGATTTAGGCTTGAGCGAAGCTAAGCTCAAGCAGGCTATTCAAGATATTCGAGGCACCCAAAAAGTGACCGATCAAAACCCCGAAGGCAAGTATCAATCCCTCGAAAAATATGGGCGCGACCTCACCGATGCCGCTCGGCGGGGCAAGCTCGACCCCGTGATTGGCCGCGACGATGAGATTCGCCGCACTATCCAAATTCTTTCGCGCCGCACGAAAAACAACCCGGTGCTGATTGGTGAGCCGGGGGTAGGTAAGACTGCGATCGCCGAAGGTCTGGCCCAGCGCATTGTCAGCGGTGACGTGCCCCAATCCCTCAAAGACCGCCAGCTGATCGCCCTCGACATGGGCGCGCTAATTGCCGGGGCTAAATATCGTGGCGAATTTGAAGAGCGCCTCAAGTCGGTGCTCAAAGAAGTCACCGACTCCGAAGGGCAAATCGTTCTCTTTATCGACGAGATTCACACCGTAGTGGGGGCCGGGGCCACCCAGGGGGCCATGGATGCCGGCAACCTGCTAAAGCCCATGCTGGCTCGGGGCGAGCTGCGCTGTATCGGCGCAACAACGCTGGATGAGTACCGCAAATACATCGAAAAAGACGCCGCCCTAGAGCGCCGCTTCCAGCAGGTCTATGTTGACCAGCCCACCGTGCCCGACACCATCTCAATTCTGCGCGGTTTGAAAGAACGCTACGAGGTACACCACGGGGTCAAAATCTCCGACAGCGCCCTGGTAGCTGCTGCCACCCTCTCGACCCGCTACATCTCGGATCGCTTCCTGCCCGACAAGGCCATCGACCTAGTGGACGAAGCCGCCGCCAAACTGAAAATGGAGATCACCTCCAAGCCCGAAGAGCTAGATGAAGTCGATCGCAAAATTCTTCAGCTCGAAATGGAGCGGCTGTCGCTGAAAAAAGAAGTCGACGCCGCCTCCCTAGAGCGCCTAGAGCGCATCGAGCGCGAGCTAGCCGATCTCAAAGAGCAGCAGAGCGCCCTGAATGCCCAGTGGCAGTCTGAAAAAGACACCATCGACAACATTCAGTCGGTCAAAGAAGAGATCGACCAGGTCAACATCGAAATTCAGCAGGCCGAGCGCGACTACGACCTGAATCGGGCGGCCGAACTCAAGTACGGCAAGCTCACCGAGCTCCAGCGCCAGCTCGAAACCGCTGAAACTCAGCTAGCCGACACCCAGACCACCGGCAAAACCCTGCTGCGCGAAGAGGTGACTGAAGCAGACATCGCTGAAATCATCTCCAAGTGGACGGGCATTCCGGTCAGCAAGCTAGTGCAGTCTGAAATGCAGAAGCTCTTGCTGCTCGAAGACGAACTGCACCAGCGGGTGATCGGCCAGGAGGAGGCAGTGACGGCGGTGGCCGATGCGATTCAGCGATCGCGGGCAGGCCTTGCCGATCCCAACCGTCCGATCGCCAGCTTCATCTTCCTCGGCCCCACCGGCGTGGGCAAAACCGAGCTGGCCAAGGCTCTAGCCGCCTACCTGTTCGACACCGAAGAGGCTCTGGTGCGCATCGACATGTCGGAATACATGGAAAAGCATGCCGTCTCACGCCTAATTGGTGCGCCTCCAGGCTACGTCGGCTATGACGAAGGCGGTCAGCTCACTGAGGCGATTCGCCGCCGCCCCTTCGCGGTGATTCTGTTCGACGAGATCGAGAAGGCTCACCCCGACGTGTTTAACGTCATGCTGCAAATTCTTGACGATGGCCGCGTCACTGATGCCCAGGGCCGCACGGTGGACTTCAAAAACTCCATCATCATCATGACCAGCAACATCGGCTCCCAGTTCATTCTCGACGTAGCTGGGGACGACGCTAAGTACGACGAGATGAAATCGCGGGTGATGGATGCCCTGCGAGGCAACTTCCGGCCCGAGTTCCTCAACCGAGTCGATGAAATGATCATCTTCCACGGGTTGCTCAAGTCGCAGCTACGGGAAATTGTCAAACTGCAAGTCGCCCGACTCGAAGCCCGGCTTGAAGACCGCAAGATGGCCGTCAAACTTAGCGAATCGGCCCTCGACTTTTTGGCTGAAGTTGGCTACGACCCCGTTTACGGGGCTCGTCCCCTGAAGCGCGCCATCCAGCGCGAGCTCGAAACTCAAATTGCCAAATCGATTCTGCGCGGTGAGTTTGGCGAAGGCGACACCATCCATGTGGATGTCGAAAATGAGCGGCTTGCCTTTAGACGGCTCAACGCCGACCTGCTTAAGGTCTAG
- a CDS encoding FAD-dependent oxidoreductase: MKRFFRALTAPLLASTLVAGSIPLPIGNAQAQESVSPRVAQLPQAPDQVVECELLIVGGGLAGTATAYESLMMGHTVCMTELTDWVGGQISSQGTTALDESREQRRQLFYSRGYKELRDRVERKYGKLNPGGCWVSASCFLPADANAILMEMLAEAERKGGGELKWFPNTVVKDLSLSTDGTQIEEVVAIRHSPAPGTAPLNSDFLSEIIEDAYTYDDSARLSKEIIQFVPAGIELERVENAPDSKVDWFVVEATETGELIALANVPYELGLDPRSPLNPSSPVQERDPYCTQGFTYTFAMERTAEPQTYDVPDFYANYEPYYSWERERDSLKNAQDHFDFVFTYRRLWNASPQTEAKISGVPRPGVGDISMQNWTWGNDYRPGTEQDNLILTEDQLAASGQLEPGGWLGGLRAETLRKGEENAIGFFYWLTTGTTDSQIDDSWKEPEPYNRYLTGLDSPMNTAHGLSKYPYIREARRIIGRPSYGYENGFMISEVDFSWNDFTAEFYRENLDEDTYTSLRRYLAGLGTIDTFAPDADPNTFPIRARSRLYPDTVGIAQYAIDFHPCMAEYPAEKPGNIERPGVRQAHGQAYPAQIPLRAMIPQRVDNMLVASKSIAASYSAAAAYRVHSFEWSVGAAAAHSIDFSLRNGVLPYELVDDLPSYEPLLDQLRTELQTSGNPVQFPNTSIFNEDWGNWRPW; this comes from the coding sequence ATGAAACGCTTTTTTCGCGCTCTGACAGCTCCCCTCTTAGCTTCTACGCTGGTTGCCGGTTCTATTCCTTTGCCGATTGGCAACGCCCAGGCCCAAGAGTCGGTGTCGCCCCGCGTGGCCCAACTGCCCCAGGCTCCCGACCAGGTCGTAGAGTGCGAGCTGCTGATTGTCGGTGGTGGCCTAGCCGGTACCGCAACCGCTTACGAAAGCTTGATGATGGGCCACACCGTCTGTATGACCGAGTTAACCGACTGGGTAGGGGGGCAGATCTCATCCCAAGGCACCACGGCGCTGGATGAGTCGCGGGAGCAGCGGCGGCAGCTATTTTATTCGCGGGGGTATAAGGAGTTGCGCGATCGCGTCGAGCGCAAATACGGCAAGCTCAACCCCGGCGGCTGCTGGGTGAGCGCCTCCTGCTTCTTGCCCGCCGATGCCAACGCCATCCTCATGGAAATGCTGGCCGAGGCCGAGCGCAAGGGCGGCGGCGAACTCAAGTGGTTCCCCAATACGGTGGTCAAAGACCTGAGCCTGAGCACCGATGGCACCCAAATTGAAGAGGTGGTCGCAATTCGCCACAGCCCCGCACCGGGCACCGCACCCCTCAACAGCGACTTTCTCTCCGAAATTATTGAAGACGCCTACACCTATGACGACTCGGCCCGCCTGTCGAAGGAAATTATTCAGTTTGTGCCCGCAGGCATCGAGCTAGAGCGGGTGGAGAATGCCCCCGACAGCAAGGTGGACTGGTTTGTAGTTGAGGCCACCGAGACTGGCGAGCTGATTGCCCTAGCCAATGTGCCCTACGAGCTGGGGTTAGACCCAAGATCGCCCCTCAACCCCTCGTCGCCCGTGCAAGAGCGCGACCCCTACTGCACCCAGGGCTTTACCTACACCTTTGCCATGGAGCGCACCGCCGAGCCCCAGACCTATGATGTGCCGGACTTTTATGCCAACTACGAGCCCTACTACAGCTGGGAGCGCGAGCGTGACTCGTTGAAAAACGCCCAAGACCACTTCGACTTTGTCTTTACCTACCGCCGCCTGTGGAACGCCTCGCCTCAAACAGAAGCGAAAATCTCTGGCGTACCTCGGCCGGGCGTGGGCGACATCTCGATGCAGAACTGGACCTGGGGTAACGACTACCGCCCCGGCACCGAGCAGGACAACCTGATTCTCACCGAAGACCAGCTAGCGGCCAGTGGCCAGCTAGAGCCAGGCGGCTGGTTGGGGGGCCTGCGAGCCGAAACCCTGCGCAAGGGTGAAGAGAATGCGATCGGCTTTTTCTACTGGCTGACCACCGGCACCACCGACTCGCAGATCGACGACTCTTGGAAAGAGCCTGAACCCTATAACCGCTACCTGACGGGGCTAGATTCGCCAATGAATACGGCCCACGGCCTGTCGAAGTATCCCTACATTCGCGAGGCGCGGCGGATCATTGGTCGGCCCTCTTACGGCTACGAAAATGGGTTCATGATCAGCGAGGTCGACTTTTCGTGGAACGATTTTACCGCCGAGTTCTACAGAGAGAACCTGGATGAGGACACCTATACGTCCCTACGGCGCTACCTGGCTGGTCTAGGGACGATAGATACCTTTGCGCCTGATGCTGACCCGAATACGTTCCCGATTCGAGCGCGATCGCGCCTCTACCCCGACACCGTGGGTATTGCTCAGTACGCGATCGACTTTCACCCCTGCATGGCTGAGTACCCCGCCGAAAAACCCGGCAACATCGAGCGGCCCGGTGTGCGTCAGGCCCACGGCCAGGCCTATCCCGCCCAAATTCCCCTGCGGGCGATGATTCCTCAGCGGGTAGACAACATGCTGGTGGCCAGCAAGAGCATCGCCGCCAGCTACAGCGCCGCTGCCGCCTATCGAGTGCATTCCTTTGAGTGGTCGGTGGGGGCCGCTGCCGCCCACTCCATTGACTTCTCGCTGCGTAACGGGGTGCTGCCCTACGAGCTAGTCGATGATCTGCCTAGCTACGAGCCCCTGCTCGACCAGCTGCGGACCGAGCTGCAAACTAGCGGCAACCCGGTGCAGTTTCCGAACACCTCGATCTTCAATGAGGACTGGGGCAACTGGCGGCCTTGGTAA
- a CDS encoding peroxiredoxin — protein sequence MFFNYEGQHVPQVTFRMFTEVSGYELSTADLFDHKTVVAFAVPGAFTCPHSPIQLLAYNEYAQVFRANGVDELLCVSVNDPFSLASWAQAEGADQVRFIPDVNGDFTRQMGMLVNLSDKGMGYRSWRYSMLVKDGVVEKMFVEPDGFETMPVVSNADTMLNYINPEAKQPEQTAVLMQMWRTMLSA from the coding sequence ATGTTTTTCAACTATGAGGGCCAGCATGTTCCTCAAGTCACCTTTCGAATGTTTACAGAGGTGAGTGGGTACGAGCTTTCAACAGCGGATCTTTTTGATCACAAAACCGTGGTGGCATTTGCAGTGCCGGGAGCTTTTACCTGCCCACATTCTCCGATTCAACTGTTGGCCTACAACGAATATGCCCAGGTATTTCGCGCGAACGGAGTTGATGAACTGCTTTGCGTTTCGGTTAACGATCCGTTCTCGCTGGCGTCTTGGGCTCAAGCAGAAGGAGCCGATCAGGTGCGCTTTATACCCGATGTGAATGGTGACTTTACTCGTCAAATGGGGATGCTGGTTAACCTTTCTGACAAAGGCATGGGATACCGCTCTTGGCGCTATTCCATGCTGGTGAAAGATGGGGTAGTTGAAAAAATGTTTGTAGAACCAGATGGTTTTGAGACAATGCCTGTCGTTTCTAATGCCGACACCATGTTGAACTACATCAATCCAGAGGCTAAACAGCCGGAGCAGACGGCTGTGCTGATGCAGATGTGGCGGACGATGCTTTCTGCCTAG